The following nucleotide sequence is from Treponema pectinovorum.
TAAAGAAACCCTAGTTCCTTTTTGTGGAAAAATATCAACAAGATTGTCTAAAGAAAGTCTCAAAAGTGCGTCTCGCACAGGCGAACGACTAACGCCTAATTTTTCAACTAAGGCGTTAACGTTCAATTCCTGCCCAGGCTTATACTCTAGGTTTATTATTTGATTTCTTAAAATTTCGTATACCGAAACTTCTAATTTTTTCATAAAAACCTTCTATTCACTTTTATAAATGCAAATAATCATCATCAAAAATCTTAGTTTTAGCCTCTTTTCGAGCTTTTATCTATTGCTTCCCAAAGACCTTCAATATATGTTGCACCTAAAGCACGGTCATAAAGTCCGTAGCCAGGCATACATTTTTCTCCCCAAATTGTACGTCCATGGTCTGGTCGCATTGGTCCAGAAAATCCTATATCGTACAACGCTTTTACAGCTTCGTACATGTCAAAGCTTCCATCAGAAGAAAGATGTGCTGCTTCTTCAAAAACTCCTGGTGCAAAATGATGAAGGTTTCTAACATGCGCAAAATGAATGCGTCCCTTGCATGAGCGAATAATATCTGGAATATCATTCTTTGGATTTGTTCCAAGACTTCCCATACACAAAGTTATACCGTTGTATTCTTTATCAACAGCTTTTAGCATTTTTAAAATAGCTTCTTTGCCAGTTATTATTCTTGGAAGTCCAAAAACAGGCCATGCAGGATCATCCGGATGAATTGCCATCTTCATATTGTATTTTTCGCAAACAGGTCCAATAGCTTTCAAAAAGTAAACAAGATTTTCAAAAAGTTTTTCCGCATCAACATCTTTATACGCTTCAAACAAATCCTTTACTTTTGCAAGTCTTTCTGGTTCCCAACCAGGCATAACAAAACCATTTGAACTGCCAGTTGTCTGGTCAAAAAAAGTCTGAGGGTCAATAGTATCAACAACTTTCTGGTCATAAGCGAGAACTGTAGAACCATCTGGGCGCATCTTTGCAAGGTCTGTTCTTGTCCAGTCAAAAACTGGCATAAAGTTGTAACAAACCATGTGAATATCTTCTTTACCCAAAGCTTCCAAAGACTTTATGTAATTGTCTATGTACTTGTCGCGTTCTGGAGTTCCAATTTTTATAGCGTCGTGAATGTTTACGCTTTCAATTCCTGCAATTTTAAGTCCAGCTTTTTCAACAGTCGCCTTTATTTCTTTAACCCTTTCCAAAGGCCATTCCTCTCCAGCAGGAAGGTCATACAAAGTTGTTATGACCCCTTTAACGCCAGGAATCTGTTTTATCTGCTCCAAAGTTACAGAATCAAATTTTGTTCCGTACCATCTTAAAGTCATTTCCATCTTTTACCTCCGATAAAATGCTTGTTACCAAAAACTACTTGTATACTAGTATATCAGCTAAATTGATAAAATATAACCTTGCCAAAAGTTGCTACTGAGGTTTACAACATTGGCAAGATTATATATCCGTTTTAATTTTGGGCGGCTTTTGCTCCATTACATTCCGCAAAAACAGGCTTTGCGGGGTTCGCTAAGCGCTCATCGTCCTCGTCGCTAAGCTCCTGCGGTCGACGGCTTCGCCGCCCCTCCAATCCTTGCCGCATTGTCGCACACGAGGTGCGACCTACAAGTTCTATCGACAGTTTTATAAAAAACTGTCGTTCAAGAAAAACAAGGACGTTTTTCGTAAAACTTATACCTGGAATCCTAATATTCTTGGCAAGAAAAGAGAAATTTCAGGAACAAAAGTTACGAGCAAAAGTCCTGCAACCATAATTCCATAGAACGGCAACATCGCTTTTACAGTTCTCTCAATATTTATCCTTCCAACGCCACAACCTACAAACAATGCAGAACCAACTGGAGGAGTACAAAGTCCTACTGCAAGGTTGAATATAAGCATTACGCCAAACTGAACTTTGCTCATTCCCAAAGTTGATATTACAGGAATAAGAATTGGAGTTACAATCAAAATCAGCGGAGCCATATCCATGATACAACCAAGCACTAAGAGCATAAGGTTAATCAAAAGCAAAAGAACAATTTTGTTAGTTGTAATTGCAAGCAATCCTTCTGTAATCAAAGTAGGAACTTTTAAGAAAGCCAAAAGCCAACCAAAAGCATTTGCCGCAGCAATCAAAGAAAAAACCATCGCCAAAGTTTTTATCGTATTCATCAAAAGTTTTGGCATGAGCGAAAGTTTTAACTCTTTATAAACAAATACAGAAATTATAAATGCATAAATACAAGCAATCGCCGCAGATTCAGTTGCTGTAAAAAGACCAGCCGTAACGCCAACCAAAATAATTACAGCGGTAAACAAAGCAAGCACTGCACTTACTATTATCTTGCACGCCTCTTTAAAGCTTATTGCTTCTCCCTTTGGATAATGGCGAATTATGCTGATTACTGCACAAAGAATAAGCATCAAAATACCAAGCATAACACCAGGTACAAGACCTGCCATAAACAAGGCACCAACAGAAACTCCCCCTGCTGCAACAGAATAGATTATCATATTGTGGCTTGGAGGAATCAAAACTCCCTGACAAGACGATGCAACAGTTACCGCAACAGAGAAGTCTTTGTCATATCCGCCTTTTTCCATCATAGGAATTTCGATTGAACCCAAAGAAGAAACGTCTGCAACAGCAGAACCAGAAAGATGTCCAAAGAACATAGACGCCAAAACGTTTACATAAGAAAGTCCGCCTCTAAATCTACCTACAATAACATTTGCAGCCTGTAGCAATCTGTCAGAAATACCACCGGCACCCATTATTTCGCCTGCAAGTATAAAGAACGGAATCGCCATAAGGCTAAAACTGTCTACACCTTTTCCCATCTGCTGAATAAAAGACATAAGAGGAATGTTTACATAAAAAAGAGTAATACAAGAAGAAACTGCTATAGCGAAGATTACAGGCATTCTAAGCAAAATAAATACCACAAAACTTCCTAGCAAAAGCCACATGGCAACGGTAGGATTAAACATTATTTGCCCTCCTTCTGTTCAGCGCGCATTTCTGCCTTAGCAGCACGCATTTCATCAATAATCTGCTGGTCAGTTTTTTCACCATCATCATTTTTTCCATCTTCAATCAATGTATGACGGAATCGATTCAAACCAAAAAGGTCTAAAACTGCAAAATAGAAGATAAAAATACCGCCAACAGGCATCATTATAAATTTAATTCCGTTAGGCCACTGCGTTGCAGGCAATTTATTTCCCATAGAAACAGAAATAAGGTTTATTCCGTATTTTATTAAGATATATGCAAAGAAAATCATCGCAACAAGAATCAACTTGTAGATAACATTCTGAATTTTTTTTGGAAAAAGCCCATAAAAAATCGTAATAGCAATGTGTAAGCCTTTTTCAACTCCAATCGCCATCGAAATAAACGCTGTCCAAACCATCAATAAAAGTGCAACTTCTTCAGACCACATAATAGAGCGATGGAAAAATCGCGCAAAAACTTGTGCACTAACGACAACGACAATCACCAATAAAACCAATTTAGCAAATTCAACAAGAACTCTATAAATTGAATCAAATACAAAGGTGATTACTGAAA
It contains:
- the uxuA gene encoding mannonate dehydratase, giving the protein MEMTLRWYGTKFDSVTLEQIKQIPGVKGVITTLYDLPAGEEWPLERVKEIKATVEKAGLKIAGIESVNIHDAIKIGTPERDKYIDNYIKSLEALGKEDIHMVCYNFMPVFDWTRTDLAKMRPDGSTVLAYDQKVVDTIDPQTFFDQTTGSSNGFVMPGWEPERLAKVKDLFEAYKDVDAEKLFENLVYFLKAIGPVCEKYNMKMAIHPDDPAWPVFGLPRIITGKEAILKMLKAVDKEYNGITLCMGSLGTNPKNDIPDIIRSCKGRIHFAHVRNLHHFAPGVFEEAAHLSSDGSFDMYEAVKALYDIGFSGPMRPDHGRTIWGEKCMPGYGLYDRALGATYIEGLWEAIDKSSKRG
- a CDS encoding TRAP transporter large permease; the protein is MFNPTVAMWLLLGSFVVFILLRMPVIFAIAVSSCITLFYVNIPLMSFIQQMGKGVDSFSLMAIPFFILAGEIMGAGGISDRLLQAANVIVGRFRGGLSYVNVLASMFFGHLSGSAVADVSSLGSIEIPMMEKGGYDKDFSVAVTVASSCQGVLIPPSHNMIIYSVAAGGVSVGALFMAGLVPGVMLGILMLILCAVISIIRHYPKGEAISFKEACKIIVSAVLALFTAVIILVGVTAGLFTATESAAIACIYAFIISVFVYKELKLSLMPKLLMNTIKTLAMVFSLIAAANAFGWLLAFLKVPTLITEGLLAITTNKIVLLLLINLMLLVLGCIMDMAPLILIVTPILIPVISTLGMSKVQFGVMLIFNLAVGLCTPPVGSALFVGCGVGRINIERTVKAMLPFYGIMVAGLLLVTFVPEISLFLPRILGFQV
- a CDS encoding TRAP transporter small permease — protein: MNIKDEIFKPEMKLWEKIVSVITFVFDSIYRVLVEFAKLVLLVIVVVVSAQVFARFFHRSIMWSEEVALLLMVWTAFISMAIGVEKGLHIAITIFYGLFPKKIQNVIYKLILVAMIFFAYILIKYGINLISVSMGNKLPATQWPNGIKFIMMPVGGIFIFYFAVLDLFGLNRFRHTLIEDGKNDDGEKTDQQIIDEMRAAKAEMRAEQKEGK